From Streptomonospora salina, the proteins below share one genomic window:
- a CDS encoding pyridoxamine 5'-phosphate oxidase family protein — protein sequence MSATPARYAPTPRTTPVRNADRAGYDRALVHAVLDAEYLCHVGFVADGAPVVLPTLYARAEDRLYLHGSSGARLMRIAREGGVDVCVTVTCLDGLVLARSAMHHSANYRSVVAHGTAHRVADEREARGALDRILDHVVAGRAADVRPPSAKELAATGVLRLDLAEVSAKVRSGGVNDEPQDRDLPHWAGVLPVRRTVGAPEPDPELSDGVALPAYLEPYRAG from the coding sequence ATGTCCGCCACCCCCGCCCGATACGCCCCGACCCCCCGAACCACGCCCGTCCGCAACGCCGACCGGGCCGGCTACGACCGCGCCCTGGTGCACGCGGTCCTCGATGCGGAGTACCTGTGCCACGTGGGCTTCGTCGCCGACGGAGCGCCGGTGGTGCTGCCCACGCTGTACGCGCGGGCCGAGGACCGCCTGTACCTGCACGGCTCCAGCGGCGCCCGGCTGATGCGGATCGCCCGCGAGGGCGGCGTCGACGTGTGCGTCACGGTCACGTGCCTGGACGGCCTGGTCCTGGCCCGTTCCGCCATGCACCACTCGGCGAACTACCGCTCGGTGGTCGCCCACGGCACGGCCCACCGCGTCGCCGACGAGCGGGAGGCGCGGGGGGCGCTGGACCGCATCCTGGACCACGTCGTGGCGGGCCGGGCCGCCGACGTCCGGCCGCCCTCCGCCAAAGAGCTCGCCGCGACCGGGGTGCTGCGCCTCGACCTGGCCGAGGTGTCGGCGAAGGTCCGCAGCGGCGGCGTGAACGACGAACCGCAGGACCGGGACCTGCCGCACTGGGCCGGGGTCCTTCCGGTACGGCGCACGGTCGGCGCCCCCGAACCCGACCCGGAGCTGTCCGACGGGGTCGCGCTGCCCGCCTACCTGGAGCCCTACCGCGCGGGGTAG
- a CDS encoding TetR/AcrR family transcriptional regulator produces the protein MAGTDGHTPQKRGPGRPRKADAHDTKNALQQSALRLFARNGYAGTSIRAIAREVGLSESVLYAHFANKQAIFDAILTEHGPQRPVDAPEPADAGADLADTDPPAYLLALVRAFLDDWDRYDARLLISLMARDGLLHSPALQQALTAMREATARMFERWIIAGRMRADLGTPRELALSFTGPIGLTRVLHLHADATDRERATARREALDHVATFTKAAFRAQAPPRRDPSE, from the coding sequence GTGGCCGGAACGGACGGGCACACGCCGCAGAAGCGGGGCCCCGGGCGCCCGCGCAAGGCGGACGCCCACGACACCAAGAACGCCTTGCAGCAGTCCGCCCTGCGCTTGTTCGCGCGCAACGGCTACGCCGGAACCTCGATCCGCGCGATCGCCCGCGAGGTCGGACTGAGCGAGAGCGTGCTCTACGCCCACTTCGCCAACAAGCAGGCGATCTTCGACGCGATCCTGACCGAGCACGGACCGCAGCGGCCGGTCGACGCGCCCGAGCCCGCCGATGCCGGCGCCGATCTCGCCGACACGGACCCGCCCGCCTATCTGCTGGCCCTCGTGCGCGCCTTCCTCGACGACTGGGACCGCTACGACGCGCGCCTGCTGATCAGCCTGATGGCGCGGGACGGGCTCCTGCACAGCCCCGCCCTCCAGCAGGCGCTGACCGCCATGCGGGAGGCGACGGCGCGGATGTTCGAGCGCTGGATCATCGCCGGCCGCATGCGGGCGGACCTGGGCACGCCCCGCGAACTCGCGCTGTCCTTCACCGGACCCATCGGCCTCACCCGCGTGCTGCACCTGCACGCCGACGCCACCGACCGCGAACGCGCCACGGCCCGCCGGGAGGCCCTCGACCACGTCGCGACCTTCACCAAGGCCGCTTTCCGAGCCCAAGCCCCGCCACGCCGCGACCCGTCCGAGTGA
- the nshR gene encoding NshR/TsnR family 23S rRNA methyltransferase, with protein MAALETITTKSDPAVQRIADVTKHSRASVKTTLIEDTEPLLECIGAGVEFIEVYASDATDVSDELLDLCREKAIPVRLIDYSIVNQIFKGERKAKTFGIARVPRPATFADLAARSGDVVVLDGVKIVGNIGAIVRTAYGLGASGMVLVDSDLATIADRRLLRSSRGYVFSLPIVLAEREETAAFVRDSGMGLSVLDHDGDVPVTDLGARQERLALLFGGEKRGHSDPFGQASSTSVSIPMLSAAAESLNVSVSVGIALHERAGHNLAADR; from the coding sequence ATGGCCGCTCTGGAGACGATCACAACCAAGTCCGACCCTGCTGTGCAGCGCATCGCCGATGTCACGAAGCATTCGCGGGCCAGCGTCAAGACCACGCTGATCGAAGACACCGAGCCCTTGCTGGAGTGCATCGGCGCCGGGGTCGAGTTCATCGAGGTCTATGCCAGCGACGCCACCGACGTCTCCGACGAACTGCTCGACCTGTGCCGTGAGAAGGCCATCCCGGTGCGGCTCATCGACTACTCGATCGTCAACCAGATCTTCAAGGGCGAGCGGAAGGCGAAGACGTTCGGTATCGCCCGCGTCCCCCGGCCGGCCACGTTCGCCGACCTCGCCGCCCGCAGCGGCGACGTCGTGGTCCTCGACGGCGTGAAGATCGTCGGCAACATCGGCGCGATCGTGCGCACGGCCTACGGGCTCGGGGCCTCCGGCATGGTGCTCGTCGACAGCGACCTCGCCACCATCGCCGACCGGCGACTGCTGCGGTCCAGCCGCGGTTACGTGTTCTCCCTGCCCATCGTCCTGGCCGAGCGCGAAGAGACCGCCGCCTTCGTCCGCGACAGCGGTATGGGGCTGTCGGTGCTGGACCACGACGGCGACGTGCCGGTCACGGATCTCGGCGCTAGGCAGGAGCGGCTCGCCCTGCTCTTCGGCGGCGAGAAGCGCGGCCACTCGGACCCGTTCGGGCAGGCGTCGTCGACGTCGGTCTCGATCCCGATGCTCAGCGCGGCGGCCGAGTCCCTCAACGTGTCGGTTTCGGTCGGCATCGCTTTGCATGAGAGGGCCGGGCACAACCTCGCCGCAGACCGGTGA
- a CDS encoding response regulator transcription factor, whose product MRVVVAEDSVLLREGIGRLLEEEGHTVLAGVGDADALLAAVESDPPDVAVVDVRMPPTHTDDGLQAALRLRVERPAMGVLVLSQYVEQRYAVDLLAGSATGVGYVLKDRVGHVGEFLDALDRVATGGTAVDPEVVRQLLARSSRRDPLERLSERERDVLAAMAQGYTNPAIADRLFVSQSAVEKHVNAIFDKLDLGHTPVYSRRVLAVLRYLGGGGAAA is encoded by the coding sequence ATGCGTGTCGTCGTAGCCGAGGACTCCGTGCTGCTGCGGGAGGGGATCGGCCGGCTGCTGGAGGAGGAAGGGCACACGGTCCTCGCCGGGGTCGGCGACGCCGACGCGCTGCTCGCCGCGGTGGAGAGCGACCCGCCCGACGTGGCCGTCGTGGACGTGCGGATGCCGCCGACCCACACCGACGACGGATTGCAGGCGGCCCTGCGGCTGCGGGTCGAGCGCCCCGCCATGGGGGTGCTGGTGCTGTCGCAGTACGTGGAGCAGCGCTACGCCGTCGATCTGCTCGCGGGATCGGCCACCGGCGTGGGTTATGTGCTCAAGGACCGGGTCGGCCACGTCGGGGAGTTCCTCGATGCGCTGGACCGGGTGGCGACCGGGGGCACGGCCGTCGATCCGGAGGTGGTGCGGCAGCTGCTCGCCCGCAGTTCCCGGCGCGATCCTCTAGAGCGGCTGAGCGAGCGGGAGCGCGACGTGCTCGCCGCCATGGCGCAGGGCTACACGAACCCGGCCATCGCCGATCGCCTGTTCGTCTCGCAGAGCGCGGTGGAGAAGCACGTAAATGCGATCTTCGACAAGCTCGACCTCGGGCACACGCCGGTCTACAGCCGCCGCGTGCTCGCCGTGCTGCGCTACCTGGGCGGGGGAGGTGCCGCCGCCTAA
- a CDS encoding sensor histidine kinase produces the protein MGHPAAAVLAGPARWSRRPARLVGRGGRRVFGLALGAASAAVMLVALTLIGALLVVSSPWPPAHRRCRRRAGAAVAGLVRMDLWRLARWLDCDIEPTRGHGRLLEYLVLRIAWGLATAYLFYISALLTVLFFGGAVWHQATGTSRRIVVALPGVVMGADSRAVGVTLGVATLAGVAAGAALLSALERRSARALLGPSLQDRLEHRIGELTESRAGALHTVDEERRRIERDLHDGVQQRVVALAMLLGRARRGSDPERAARLVAQAHEESQRLADEIREVAWRVYPTVLDESGLAAALAELAERAGVPVTVADRRTRRPARVVETAAYFVAREAVNNAVKHAGAAAITVDLADSGPDAVTVRVADDGDGGAEPHGGGLSGLARRVAALDGRLEVHSPRGGPTVVTAWLPGTGSRQDAPPAGLAGPAGAAAPAHGSTEEGQG, from the coding sequence ATGGGCCACCCTGCCGCAGCAGTCCTCGCCGGTCCTGCGCGATGGTCCCGGCGTCCGGCGCGGCTCGTCGGCCGAGGCGGGCGCCGGGTATTCGGGCTCGCCTTGGGCGCGGCGAGCGCGGCCGTGATGCTCGTGGCGCTGACGCTGATCGGGGCGCTGCTCGTGGTGAGTTCGCCCTGGCCTCCGGCGCACCGCCGGTGCCGCCGCCGGGCCGGGGCCGCAGTGGCGGGGCTGGTCCGCATGGACCTGTGGCGGCTGGCCCGGTGGCTCGACTGCGACATCGAGCCCACCCGGGGGCACGGCCGGCTCCTGGAGTACCTGGTGCTGCGGATCGCTTGGGGACTGGCGACCGCCTACCTGTTCTACATCTCGGCGCTCCTGACGGTGCTGTTCTTCGGCGGGGCGGTGTGGCACCAGGCGACCGGCACCAGCCGCCGGATCGTCGTAGCACTTCCCGGGGTCGTCATGGGTGCGGACTCGCGGGCCGTGGGGGTGACGTTGGGTGTGGCGACGCTGGCGGGCGTCGCCGCGGGGGCCGCTCTGCTGTCGGCACTGGAGCGCCGGTCGGCCCGCGCCCTGCTGGGACCCAGCCTGCAGGACCGGCTGGAGCACCGCATCGGCGAGCTGACCGAGAGCCGCGCCGGTGCGCTCCACACGGTCGACGAGGAGCGGCGCCGGATCGAACGGGACCTGCACGACGGCGTCCAGCAGCGGGTGGTCGCGCTGGCGATGCTGCTGGGCCGGGCGCGGCGCGGCAGCGACCCCGAGCGCGCGGCGCGGCTCGTCGCCCAGGCCCACGAGGAGTCGCAGCGGCTCGCCGACGAGATCCGCGAGGTCGCCTGGCGGGTCTACCCCACGGTGCTGGACGAGTCGGGGCTGGCCGCCGCGCTGGCCGAACTCGCCGAGCGTGCCGGCGTCCCGGTGACCGTGGCCGACCGCCGCACCCGGCGCCCCGCCCGGGTCGTGGAGACCGCCGCCTACTTCGTCGCCCGTGAGGCGGTGAACAACGCGGTCAAGCACGCCGGCGCCGCAGCGATCACGGTCGACCTCGCCGACAGCGGACCCGACGCCGTCACGGTCCGTGTGGCCGACGACGGCGACGGCGGCGCCGAGCCGCACGGCGGAGGCTTGTCCGGCCTGGCTCGGCGCGTCGCGGCCCTGGACGGCCGGCTGGAGGTGCACAGCCCGCGCGGCGGGCCCACCGTCGTCACCGCGTGGCTGCCCGGAACCGGCTCCCGGCAGGACGCGCCTCCTGCCGGCCTTGCCGGCCCCGCCGGGGCGGCGGCACCGGCACACGGCAGCACCGAAGAAGGGCAGGGGTAG
- a CDS encoding CPBP family intramembrane glutamic endopeptidase: MSETTPPPSVRPRRPGVPVREVAVFVGLAYTLAWLVFAPALLGGAGPADPAFGTSTRIYVFTPAAAALLVVFAVWRPARRARALGLAPLRPVRRAAGYSLLALPLFAALGFAATLAAAALGVIQLDLAGFSGLRAAIAERTPSAADSMSPTGFPTEAYLRALLVVLVAILPLSLLWNLGEELGWRGYLLPRLLPLGVWPALLLSGLIHALWHGPQMFVHLRSGGWGPQDLVLFTASVTAAGVLFGWMRLASGSVWPAVAAHAANNTLNILGFLTLSAAGSPASPLYPGGLGGVVGLAVVLAAIGVLAATGRLRVRTPGRDEDGTGDSDGGREAEHRVDDGQRVL, translated from the coding sequence ATGTCTGAGACGACGCCCCCTCCTTCAGTCCGGCCCCGACGGCCCGGCGTCCCGGTCCGCGAGGTCGCGGTCTTCGTCGGCCTCGCCTACACCCTCGCGTGGCTGGTGTTCGCCCCGGCCCTGCTGGGCGGCGCGGGTCCCGCGGATCCCGCCTTCGGCACAAGCACGCGGATCTACGTGTTCACCCCGGCCGCGGCCGCGCTGCTGGTCGTGTTCGCCGTCTGGCGTCCGGCGCGGCGGGCCCGCGCCCTGGGGCTCGCACCCCTGCGCCCGGTGCGCCGCGCCGCCGGTTACAGCCTGCTGGCTCTGCCGCTGTTCGCGGCGCTGGGGTTCGCCGCCACCCTGGCCGCCGCCGCGCTGGGTGTGATCCAACTCGACCTGGCCGGGTTCTCCGGGCTGCGCGCCGCCATCGCGGAACGCACCCCCTCCGCGGCGGACTCCATGAGCCCGACCGGGTTCCCGACCGAGGCCTACCTCCGGGCCCTGCTGGTGGTCCTCGTCGCGATCCTTCCGCTGTCGCTGCTGTGGAACCTCGGTGAGGAGCTGGGATGGCGGGGCTACCTCCTGCCGCGGCTACTGCCCCTGGGGGTCTGGCCGGCGCTACTGCTCAGCGGGCTGATCCACGCGCTGTGGCACGGTCCGCAGATGTTCGTCCACCTCCGCTCGGGCGGTTGGGGACCGCAGGACCTGGTGCTGTTCACCGCCTCCGTGACCGCCGCCGGGGTGCTGTTCGGCTGGATGCGGCTGGCGTCCGGGTCGGTGTGGCCGGCCGTGGCGGCCCATGCGGCCAACAACACCCTGAACATCCTCGGGTTTCTGACGCTCAGTGCTGCCGGTTCCCCCGCATCGCCGCTGTATCCCGGAGGCCTGGGCGGGGTGGTCGGCCTCGCGGTGGTCCTGGCCGCGATCGGCGTGCTGGCGGCCACGGGCCGGCTGCGGGTGCGCACCCCGGGGCGGGACGAGGACGGCACCGGCGACTCCGATGGCGGCCGCGAAGCCGAACATCGCGTAGACGACGGTCAGCGTGTTCTGTAG
- a CDS encoding DUF397 domain-containing protein, translating to MRSIPETLYRKSTYSTSNNCVEVADIPGISAVRDTKAPEAGALEFPATEWRALIEAVRSGEL from the coding sequence ATGCGCTCGATACCCGAGACCCTGTACCGCAAGTCCACCTACTCGACGTCCAACAACTGCGTCGAGGTCGCCGACATCCCCGGCATCTCGGCTGTGCGCGACACCAAGGCCCCTGAGGCCGGCGCGCTGGAGTTCCCTGCCACCGAGTGGCGGGCCTTGATCGAGGCCGTGAGGTCCGGCGAGCTGTAG
- a CDS encoding Scr1 family TA system antitoxin-like transcriptional regulator: MTLQLVPLDVGLHPGVTGAFAIMNFASASTIVYAETLTDGLYVERDEEIDAYRKAFDHLKGFARSPRATTARIRELMP; encoded by the coding sequence GTGACGCTGCAGCTGGTGCCGCTCGACGTCGGGCTCCACCCCGGCGTGACGGGCGCATTTGCGATCATGAATTTCGCGTCGGCCTCCACCATCGTCTACGCCGAGACCCTGACGGACGGCCTTTACGTGGAGCGCGACGAGGAGATCGACGCCTACAGGAAGGCGTTCGACCACCTGAAGGGGTTTGCCCGCAGCCCGCGCGCCACCACCGCGCGGATTCGTGAACTGATGCCGTAG
- a CDS encoding DUF3592 domain-containing protein, translating into MSVAVAVVAGLVAVFGAFGVLFTVLGLRDRRRRLRREEHGVRTQATLVAVEPAIPEERGRNEQPFVLAYADPAGNRHEHRFTHGFGGIVPAEGWQVEVLFDPQDPDNVSITGNPYLHGVDGADAAAAPAARQWLIAALAAATALLAVGGLALFAFAPVLYSPDAPAYTRSFLAGCALIFFAAAVAIAGAGTDLLMTALRKRRTAATAAGVVTQTWTEVRRGGADSADTRVHPYAVRFALPDGRQVHRRAYDTPGRDRNSPGRRVEVTYQPADPASFTVGGPGRLLRGPVLIALLGLVFAVPAAILAAVAAAV; encoded by the coding sequence TTGTCGGTCGCCGTCGCGGTCGTCGCCGGGCTGGTCGCCGTCTTCGGCGCGTTCGGCGTGCTCTTCACCGTCCTGGGGCTGCGCGACCGGCGCAGGCGCCTGCGCCGCGAGGAGCACGGCGTCCGCACGCAGGCGACGCTGGTCGCGGTGGAGCCGGCGATCCCCGAGGAGCGCGGCCGCAACGAGCAGCCCTTCGTGCTCGCCTACGCCGACCCGGCCGGAAACCGCCACGAGCACCGGTTCACCCACGGGTTCGGCGGGATCGTCCCCGCCGAAGGCTGGCAGGTGGAGGTCCTGTTCGACCCGCAGGACCCCGACAACGTCTCGATCACCGGCAACCCCTACCTGCACGGCGTCGACGGCGCCGACGCCGCCGCGGCCCCTGCGGCGCGGCAGTGGCTGATCGCCGCCCTCGCCGCCGCGACCGCCCTGCTCGCGGTGGGCGGGCTCGCCCTCTTCGCCTTCGCCCCGGTGCTCTACAGCCCGGACGCGCCCGCCTACACGCGCTCCTTCCTCGCCGGCTGCGCCCTGATCTTCTTCGCGGCGGCGGTGGCCATCGCGGGTGCGGGGACCGATCTCCTCATGACGGCGCTGCGCAAGCGCCGCACCGCCGCCACGGCCGCGGGCGTCGTCACCCAGACCTGGACGGAGGTCCGCCGCGGCGGCGCCGACTCCGCCGATACGCGCGTCCACCCCTATGCGGTGCGGTTCGCGCTGCCCGACGGCCGGCAGGTGCACCGGCGCGCCTACGACACACCCGGCCGCGACCGCAACAGCCCCGGCCGGCGGGTCGAGGTGACTTACCAGCCCGCCGATCCGGCCTCGTTCACCGTGGGCGGTCCGGGGCGCCTGCTGCGGGGGCCCGTGCTGATCGCGCTCTTGGGGCTGGTGTTCGCCGTCCCCGCTGCGATCCTCGCGGCCGTCGCCGCCGCGGTGTGA
- a CDS encoding DoxX family protein has product MGRVSPDDVTALVFRTGLGATLFAHGTQKLLGWFNGGGLEATADGFHSMGYRPGRQKAAVAGLSESAGGVALVLGLATPAGGAAVAGAMSVAAELHAPNGFFNTEGGLEYPALIALGAAALVGRGPGRLSLDELTGHALDRPWMRMVALASVPVAVGAVVAAKQRTLAQEAAGNDAAGPGAAEGGTD; this is encoded by the coding sequence ATGGGACGTGTTTCGCCGGACGACGTGACCGCGTTGGTCTTCCGCACCGGGCTGGGGGCGACGCTGTTCGCCCACGGGACGCAGAAGCTGCTGGGCTGGTTCAACGGCGGCGGCTTGGAGGCCACCGCCGACGGGTTCCACAGCATGGGCTACCGGCCGGGCCGACAGAAGGCCGCCGTCGCCGGCCTGTCCGAAAGCGCGGGCGGCGTCGCGCTGGTCCTGGGGCTGGCCACACCTGCCGGCGGGGCGGCGGTCGCCGGTGCGATGAGCGTGGCTGCCGAGCTCCACGCCCCTAACGGCTTCTTCAACACCGAGGGCGGACTGGAGTACCCGGCGCTGATCGCGCTGGGTGCGGCGGCGCTGGTGGGGCGCGGGCCGGGGCGGCTGTCGCTGGACGAGCTGACCGGGCACGCATTGGACCGTCCGTGGATGCGCATGGTGGCGCTGGCCTCGGTTCCGGTGGCCGTAGGCGCGGTGGTCGCCGCCAAGCAGCGCACCCTCGCCCAGGAGGCCGCCGGGAACGACGCCGCCGGCCCGGGCGCCGCCGAGGGCGGTACGGACTGA
- the rnhA gene encoding ribonuclease HI produces MRTSHEDAAPQQAVRIHTDGACAGNPGPGGWGAVLHYGDHTKELYGGETATTNNRMELTAAIMALEALTRPLPVHLHTDSTYVRNGITSWIRGWKRSGWVTSAKRPVKNADLWQRLDAAATRHRVQWHWVRGHSGDTGNERADSLACRGRDEARSG; encoded by the coding sequence GTGCGAACGAGCCACGAAGACGCCGCCCCGCAGCAGGCGGTGCGGATCCACACCGACGGCGCCTGCGCGGGCAACCCCGGCCCCGGCGGCTGGGGCGCGGTGCTGCACTACGGCGACCACACCAAAGAGCTCTACGGCGGCGAAACCGCGACCACCAACAACCGCATGGAGCTGACGGCCGCGATCATGGCGCTGGAAGCACTCACCCGGCCGCTGCCGGTGCACCTGCACACCGACAGCACCTACGTCCGCAACGGAATCACGTCCTGGATCCGCGGATGGAAGCGCTCGGGGTGGGTGACCAGCGCCAAGCGCCCGGTCAAAAACGCCGACCTGTGGCAGCGCCTCGACGCCGCCGCCACCCGCCACCGCGTCCAGTGGCACTGGGTGCGCGGGCACAGCGGCGACACCGGCAACGAGCGCGCCGACTCCCTGGCCTGCCGCGGACGGGACGAGGCACGCTCGGGCTGA
- a CDS encoding DUF817 domain-containing protein, whose amino-acid sequence MAAESRGAASADEPRPATLADWFRPPQLLRFARQQSLACLFAAGLFVGLALSSAVPLPIARYDALLLYGLALTGLFWATRLETGAEALAVAGFHLVGLVFELVKVHMGSWSYPGDALTKFGGVPLYSGFLYAAVGSYVCQAWRRLDLEFAGYRTAATALVAAGIYANFLTHHWFPDLRVLLAAAMVAVTWGVTVRFTVGGVRYRMPLALSFVLIGFFLWVAENIATYLGAWEYPHQADVWHLVHPAKFGAWALLVTVACVIVATWKYSGRGRVSPAPRRPRER is encoded by the coding sequence ATGGCGGCGGAATCCCGAGGGGCCGCATCCGCCGACGAGCCGCGCCCGGCCACCCTCGCCGACTGGTTCCGGCCGCCGCAGCTGCTGCGCTTCGCCCGGCAGCAGTCGCTGGCGTGCCTGTTCGCGGCGGGCCTGTTCGTCGGGCTCGCGCTGTCTTCGGCGGTGCCGCTGCCGATCGCCCGCTACGACGCACTGCTGCTGTACGGCCTCGCCCTGACCGGCCTGTTCTGGGCCACCCGGCTGGAGACCGGCGCCGAAGCGCTCGCCGTCGCCGGGTTCCACCTCGTGGGCCTGGTGTTCGAGCTGGTCAAAGTGCACATGGGTTCGTGGAGCTATCCCGGCGACGCGCTGACCAAGTTCGGCGGGGTACCGCTCTACAGCGGGTTCCTCTACGCCGCGGTGGGCAGCTACGTGTGCCAGGCCTGGCGCCGCCTGGATCTGGAGTTCGCGGGCTACCGCACCGCCGCCACGGCGCTGGTGGCTGCGGGCATCTACGCCAACTTCCTGACCCACCACTGGTTTCCGGACCTGCGCGTGCTGCTGGCGGCGGCCATGGTCGCGGTGACGTGGGGCGTGACGGTGCGCTTCACCGTGGGCGGGGTCCGCTACCGGATGCCGCTGGCGCTGTCGTTCGTCCTGATCGGGTTCTTCCTGTGGGTGGCCGAGAACATCGCGACCTATCTGGGCGCCTGGGAGTACCCGCACCAGGCCGACGTGTGGCACCTGGTGCATCCGGCCAAGTTCGGCGCCTGGGCGCTGCTGGTGACGGTGGCCTGTGTCATCGTCGCGACCTGGAAGTACTCCGGCCGCGGGCGGGTGAGCCCGGCTCCGCGCCGCCCCCGGGAACGGTAG
- a CDS encoding sulfotransferase family protein, producing MDGWPSPAERMIIILGCPRSGTTLLQLMLHAHPRIAIPPETRFMLDVYRRRSEFGDLRESANRRELAEAIVGPRNTRYRDLKLDRDETVAAIAGGPPTVGSALGTVFRQYARRFDKPRWGDKRPGYYQAVEELHRMFPSAQFIHLIRDGRDCVGSLKQMPWYKQTSYHAISTWAEAIDYGRAAARRLGPDTFHELRYEDLIADPERALSAVCGFLGEEFDPVMCEPHRVANSAVPKFKTWHSNTRRDVTSSSSGSWQKRLEPWEAALAETALGSRLRANGYELSGTPRPSAGHLARYLRVSTRRRLAHRKRTWRDRARRLRDPESGVAIVTSADGSAASGGRPAGTDV from the coding sequence GTGGACGGCTGGCCCTCCCCCGCCGAGCGCATGATCATCATCCTGGGGTGCCCGCGATCGGGCACGACCCTGCTGCAGCTGATGCTGCACGCGCATCCGCGGATCGCGATCCCGCCGGAAACGCGGTTCATGCTCGACGTGTACCGCCGCAGGTCGGAGTTCGGCGACTTGCGGGAGAGCGCGAACCGCAGGGAACTGGCCGAGGCGATCGTGGGTCCGCGCAACACCCGCTACCGCGACCTGAAGCTGGACCGCGACGAGACCGTGGCGGCGATCGCCGGCGGGCCGCCGACGGTCGGCTCGGCGCTGGGAACCGTGTTCCGCCAGTACGCGCGCCGGTTCGACAAGCCGCGCTGGGGCGACAAGCGGCCGGGCTACTACCAGGCGGTCGAGGAACTGCACCGGATGTTCCCCAGCGCCCAGTTCATCCATCTGATCCGCGACGGGCGCGACTGCGTCGGCTCGCTCAAGCAGATGCCCTGGTACAAGCAGACCAGTTACCACGCGATCAGCACCTGGGCCGAAGCGATCGACTACGGCCGCGCCGCCGCCCGCCGACTGGGCCCCGACACGTTCCACGAGCTGCGCTACGAGGACCTGATCGCCGATCCCGAGCGCGCGCTGTCGGCGGTGTGCGGCTTCCTCGGCGAGGAGTTCGACCCGGTCATGTGCGAGCCCCACCGGGTCGCCAACAGCGCCGTACCCAAATTCAAGACCTGGCACAGCAACACCCGCCGCGACGTCACCTCCTCCAGTTCGGGCTCCTGGCAGAAGCGGCTGGAGCCGTGGGAGGCGGCGTTGGCCGAGACGGCGCTGGGGTCGCGGCTGCGGGCGAACGGATACGAGCTTTCGGGCACTCCGCGCCCTTCTGCCGGGCACCTCGCGCGCTACCTGCGGGTGAGCACCAGGCGGCGGCTGGCCCACCGCAAACGCACCTGGCGCGACCGGGCGCGGCGGCTGCGCGATCCGGAGTCGGGCGTCGCCATCGTCACTTCCGCGGACGGTTCGGCGGCCTCCGGCGGGCGCCCGGCGGGCACCGACGTCTGA